From the Endozoicomonas sp. Mp262 genome, the window GTCCTGTGGCTAAGTCCTGATGCTGTTTTTCAGGAGGGTAAAGCCATCAGAGGGGGGATTCCTTTATGTTGGCCATGGTTTGGTAAGCGGCAGGAAGGCGGCCCTAATCACGGTTATGCCAGAATAGCCACCTGGGAATTGGTGGAAGCTAAACAGCTGGAAAACGGTGAAACGCAGATAGTCTTGAGTTTGGATGCGTCAGCGGCAGCAACCAGGCCAGGTTTTGTGGATGGGAATCCGGTCATTACCATTGTGGTTGGCAGGGCGCTGGCAGTGACTCTGGACACGGTTAACTCCGGGGATCAGCCTTTTGGGTTAAGTCAGGCTCTCCATAGTTACTTTGCTGTTTCTGATGTTGAGAAAATCCGGATTAAAGGACTGCAAGGTACTACATATCTTGACTCTACCAATAATCAACAAGTGTGCACCCAGTCTGGCGAGGTAACCATAAAAGGCGAGGTTGACCGGATTTATCTGAATACCGATTCAACCTGTATTATTGACGATCCAGGATTGAAGCGCTCAATTGTGGTGGAAAAAGCCGGTAGTAACAGTACTGTTGTCTGGAATCCGGGGTCTGTGCTGGCAGAAGCTATGACTGATATACCATCCCGGGACTATGCCAGCATGGTGTGCGTGGAAACGGCAACGGCACCCTCTCTTGCAAAAAAACTTGTGCCGGGCGAGAAACATCAGATAACAACCCGGGTTTTTGTTAGGGGCTGTTGACGTTTGCTCGTGTGCTCAGCCAAAACCAGCGGTTTCGTGGCTAGGCGCAGTAGCGCAGGAATACTCGCGTCTTTCAAGCTACTGCAACGACGGCACGGAATCGCTGGTTTTGGCCCTTCGGGTGGCTCGTAAAGCGGCTTTCCGACTGCGTTGGACTGGCTTGACGTAGAATAACTATGCCTGCACCAGTCCTCCTTGCGGAAAACCGCTTTACGAGCCACTGAGCTCACGATCAAACGTCAACAGCCCCTAGGGGCTGCAATTAATACATTAAAAGTATAAAAAAATAACAGTAATGGTATTTTATTGTAATAACCTTATTTGGGGGGAGATACCGGAGCTTATTAAAGGTTCTGTCGAATATCTCCCCCTCTTGTTTGTACTTCTAAGGCTAAATTTAACGTAAGAAGACTTTGAAGGCCAAGCGCCCCATGAAAATGATGAAAGTTTCTTTTCGCGGGTTTTCCCTTCCTGAACTGGCTGCAACCCTCGCCATAGCGGTTATTCTGGCTGTTATTGCTGTACCCTCAATGAAATCCATGCTGGCTGACCGGCGTATTGCTGCTTTGACGCATCAACTTTATGGAAGTATTCAGTTAGCCCGCAGTGAGGCCATTAATCGTGGCTACCCTGTAAGCCTGTGTCGTACAGTGGATAGTACAACGGGGCAGTGTATTGATGAGGGCGAAGACTGGGCGTCGGGGTGGCTTGTATTTGTTGATAATGACAGTGATGGTCGCCTTGATGAAGGGGATGACCCTATCAGGGTTTACGGGCAACAGCCTGCTGATGTTCAGATAGTCTGGAATCGTGGCCACTATTTGCGATTTGATAGTCGGGGACAGGCCCGGGATGCAGGAACCTTCACCTTGTGTGAAACACTGGCAGACTCTGTTGCAGCCCGGTCTATATCTATCAGTATGACGGGAAGGGCCAGAGTCTCTGATCTTGATAGCTGTTAGGAACTGAACTCACAGGGCAAGGAGGGCGCGAATGACCAAAGGACTGGCATCGAAAGGGTTCGGAATCATTGAGGTGATGGTGGCCCTTGTGGTCATTGCCATTGGCGCACTGGGTATGGCCGGACTCCATACCCGTAGTTTGCAGTATAATCAGGTGGCGTATTTCCACTCCCAGGGATTAATTCTCGCTACGGATATACTGGACAGAATTCGTCTTAATAAATCAGTGGCTCTTAGCCAAAGCCGTTACCAGGTGGGTGCTGATGATGAAATTCCCCTTGCCTGCGCTGACCAGCATTACCCTGATAGTTGTGAAACCGGTTTATGCAATCCTGAACAATTAGCAGACTATGATATTAAACAGTGGAAGTTTCAACTTCATTGTCAGCTACCTGATGCATCGGGTGTTATTACCTATGAAGAAATCGCTTCTGGCCGACTGTATGTGATTACCCTTAAATTTGATAAAAACGAGAAGGCTATTACAGCAGGTGACTTGATCGTCAGGGGGGCAATATGAGTCGGTTTCAGTGGGGTTTTACCCTGGTTGAACTGATGGTTGCCCTGCTGCTTGCCATGGTTTTAATTACAGGCGTGGGGAGCCTGTATTTATCCACCAATAGAACCTATACCCTTCAGGAGGAACTGGCCAGAGTACAGGAAAATGCCCGTACCGCTATGGATTTACTGGTGCGGGAGATTCGGATGTCTGCCCATTCCGGGTGTCCGCCCTGGGTCAATTTCGCCAATGCCCTTTATAGTAACGATCCTGCCCGTCAGTGGATGGCTCATGTTGATAAAGGCATTTCAGGCATTCCGGCAGGCAATGATACCGCTAATATTATTGACCACAATGCCCTGTCGGAGGCCATTGCTTTGCATTGGATAGATTGGGAAAACAGCGTCTCTGTATCCAGTCATAATACAACGGAATCCATCATATCGGTGGCAGGGGGGCATGGTTTTAATCAGGGGGATCTGTTAGCCCTTATTGCGCCGGGATGCAGCCAGATTTCAGTGGTTATTGGAGGCGCAGATACCACGGCTTCATCAGTGTCTCATTGGGCTGCTACTGCAGGCAGCTTATACAATTGTACCAGTTTAATTAAAGGTCATTTTAACTGCATGGATAATGGCAAAGGCGATGATACCTTTGGCCACAGTGACTCATTACTGGCTCCCGTGGTTTCTACGGCTTATTACATTCGTGAGAGTAATGGCGTGCCAACCCTTTATCGCAGGAGAGGGGGAGAGACGGCTTCAGGTAACAGGCATTCTGCTGAGGCATTGGTTGAAGGTATTGAGGGACTCAGGTTTTTATATGGGCAGGATACCGATGGTGACGGGATCGTTAATCAATACCGTTCGGCTTCGGATATAGGGCTTTTCAGCAAGGGCTGGCATGATGTCACCAGTGTAAAAATTGAATTGCTTGCCAGAAGCTTTCAGGATGTGGCTCCTGAGCCGCAGCCTTATTTTTTTGCCGGGGTAAAGACAACGCCGGAAGATCAATATATTCGCCGTGCTTTTATGGCTACGGTGGGGCTTAGAAACAGGACGAAGTAAATGAACCAGCAGGGAAGCGTATTATTAATCAGTTTAATTCTTTTATTAATTCTTACCATTGCCGGTCTTGCGGCAATAAATTCGGCCACCCTTGAAGAAAAGATAACCGGTAATTACAAGGATCATCAGATTGCTTTCCATGCCGGAGAAGCTGCGTTACTGGAAGCAGAAAGGTATGTAGAAAACACTGCACTGGATTTAACCACATTCACATCGTCCTGTAATAATGGACTCTGTTTTAGTGGGGCTAATCCCGAGAATATAGGAACCTGCCAATCATATACCACTGCACCCTGGAAAGACTTAGGGTTATGGGAAGATAGCGGCAGAGTTAAAGAAGTTAGCTTGACTATAGAAGGTGTTTTAATCAAGGCTCGTTATATTATCGAATTTCGCTGCTACTTACCCAGGGAAACACAGGGGCCTGATCCCGATATCACCAACACCCATGACTGGGCCCGGTTTTTCCGGATAACCACACTGGCGGGTGGCGGCTCTGACAAATCAAGGGTGATGCTCCAGAGCACCTATAAGAAAAATAATTATTAAATGGTTCGGGCTAACAGGGAGGTGTGGTTATGAACAGGCTCTACTTAAGTTGTCTTCTCACACTGCTGCTTTTTCGGTGGTCTTTGGTATCGGCAGAACCCAGTGCGGCACTCTATTCTGCAACACCGCCATTGGTAGGGAAGAATTCTGATCCACTGGTGATGCTGGTGCTATCCGTGGATCATGAACTGTTCAAGAAAGCTTACAGTGATTACTCCGACCTGGACGCCGATGGTGAACTGGATACCACGTATAACGATAACTTTGACTACTCAGGATACTTTACTAGTCAATGGTGCTATAGCTACAACACTGCCAAGAAGCGTTACCAACCTAAAAAACCGGCAACGGGTGATAATAAACACTTTTGCACAACCAGCTCGGCACCCTGGAGCGGTAATTTCCTGAACTGGGCCACCATGTCCCGGATTGATATTCTCAGAAAAGTGCTTTTTGGTGGTAAGCGGTTTAAAGATACAGCCAATCAAACGGTGCTGGAACGCGCTTATCTGCCTCGGGATATTCATGCATTTGTTAAGGTTTATAAGGAAACCACTGAGGCGCCAGTTAGCGCCCTGACACCTTTTAGTGATGGCTCCATCAGTTTATGCAATCTGGCCGTTACTGAAAATGGTGAGCCGGTTGTCAGGGTGGCATCCGGAAGTTGGCCCCGATGGGCCTCAACAGAGGTAAAGCAGTGCCAGTGGGATAATAACAACAGGGATGAGAACAGTCCTGGTGAATCCAGTAAGCTGGCTGAGCATTATGTTTATATTGAGGACTGTGTTGCCGGGAAAGGTGCAGAGGACTCAAAGTATTGTAAAAGCTATGTAGGCGGAAAATATAAACCGATAGGTTTGCTACAACGTTATGGCGAGGAAGCCAGTGTACGATTTGGATTAATCAGTGGCAGTTACGACAATAATATTTCTGGGGGATTACTGCGAAAAAATATTTCCGGATTAACAGGAAATAGTGACAGCTCAAAAGATGAAATCAATATGGGTACGGGAGTATTTAACAGCTCCGCACAGGGCATTATTTATCATTTAAATAAGTTTCGTATAGCAAAATACAGCTATGATCAGAGTAAGTATGTTGACTGTAGCACCCATGGCATATCTGTAGGTACATTTACAGGAAATGCCAGTCGCGCAACAAAGTCAAATCGGCATTGCAGCAACTGGGGTAATCCATTAGCTGAAATGTTTTTGGAAGCACTGCGCTATTTTTCAGGGGAAGACAGACCTTCTAGCCAATACGATACGGAGAGTGATGACTATTTTATCCCGGGTTTAACTAAAGAGAATTGGCAGAGCACCCAAAATGCCACTAATGCCTGTGCAAACTGCTCCATTATTATCCTGTCTACAGGGCTAAACTCATTTGATACTGACCAGTTCGGGGCAGCTAATGATATACCAGGCATCAATGGTGCAGCAGGAGTCAGTGAAATTACCGATGAGTTAGGAGAGGCAGAGGCTTCAATTAACCCTAATGTCAGCTTTCCTGGAATCTTCTTCTCAGATAAACCTGGAGGCAGTCGGCAGTGCGAAGAAGTTGAAATTGGCAAGCTGTCGGATATACGGGGAATTTGCCCGGAACAACCGCAGTTTGAAGGAGGTTATCATCTTTCTGGACTGGCTTGGCATGGCTTGGTTACAGATCTCAGGCCAGATTTGGATGGAATTCAATCTGTAAAGACTTATGCCATTCAGCTGGCAGAAAATGTGCCTTCCTTTTCTCTTGATGTAGCGGGAAAGCCTGTGACTTTTCAGCCCGTTTGTCAGGCCCATCGCAATCGCAGCGAATGTTCATTGACAGATGTTGTCATTGAAGAATTTGTTGAGAGCAAAAAGAAAGGAAAGTTTGTTTTCACTTGGGAGGACTCTCTATGGGGTAATGACTATGACTACGATGCCAGTTCCAGTATTGAATATTGTATCGGTGATGCCTGCTCTCCTCATGTGGGAGATTCACAGATTCAGGTTACTGTCAGGCAGGAGGCCAAGAATGCCGGGGCGGAAACCTGGTATTCCTACACAATCTCTGGTACGGATAAAGACGGTATTGTTTTACCAATGGCTGAAGATACAGGCACAGCAATCAGTCAGGGGCAGGGAATGGCTGTAACAACAATATTTAATACTGCTGGCAGTTCTGCTACCCAATTGCCCAAACCTTTATGGTTTGCAGCCAAGTACGGTGGTTTTACTGATCTGGATGGCGATGGCTCACCGGGCTACGATGCCGATGGCAATGGAACCCCTGACGAAGACGATACCCGGGAGTGGGATAATCGCAATAATATTACCGGAGAGACGGGGGCTGATGGTTTTCCCGATAACTATTTTTTGTCCAGAAACCCTTCCTTGCTGGAGGCGCAGCTAGGACAGGTTCTACAGGATATTTCCACTCAGGTGAGTTCTGCCAGTAACGTCGCCCTGGTGGCTAACGACACTAAGGGTACAGGGGCTATTTACCAGGCATTGTTTCAACCCCAGCTTGAAATCCATAACAAAAAAATAACCTGGGGGGGCATGCTTCATGCCCTGTTTGTAGATACCCGGGGGTGGCTGAGAGAGGATTCAAACGGTAATGCCCGGCTTGATGATTACGCAACCGATAAAATCGTTGAGCTGGTTTTTGATGAAGAAACCCGCCAGACCAGGTTACAGCGTTTTGCTATAGATAATAACGGTTTAAAAGTGGCAGAAGGGTCCCGCTTACCCCTTCATTATCTGGAAACCCTCTGGGATGCCCGGGAGTTTTTGGCGGGTATAACCAATCTGGTGGAACAGCGTTCATACGAATCTTTAGCTTCCGGAGGGAGGCATATACTGACCTGGCTGGATAGTAATAATAACCGTGTTGTTGATTACGGTGAGACTCATCCGTTTGTTGAGGATACATTTAATAATAGAGAAGGTTATCTTGGTGTTCCGGCAAGTAAGGTTGCTGATGTGGTTAATTATGTCAGGGGCAAGGAGATTCCGGGTACCCGACCCCGCACCATTGACTATGACCATGATGGTACTGAAGAGGTGTGGCGGCTGGGCGATATTATTCACTCCACTCCTGTCCTGGCTGCGTCCCCCAGTGATGGCTTCGATGCCCTATACCTTGATAGCAGCTATAGCACCTTCCGGGAACACTATAAAAATCGTCGCCATGTTGTCTATGCAGGTGCAAATGACGGTTTAATTCACGCGTTTAATGGTGGCTTCTGGGATGGGGCAAATTACACCTATAAAACCACTGGAAATACTGGTGAAACAGCTCACTCACTGGGAGCCGAGCTTTGGGCCTATGCCCCCATGAACCTGTTACCCCACTTGCGCTGGTTGACAGAGGCTGACTATCCCCATGTTTATTATATGGATGGCGAACCTCAGGTCTTTGATGTCAATATATTTTCGCCCGATAACGACCATCCGGGAGGATGGGGAAGCATTCTTGTGGCAGGGATGCGCCTGGGAGGTGGAGCCATCGATATTAATGCAGAAGGCCACAGCCGTACCCTGCGTTCAGCCTATGTTGTCCTGGATGTTACCAACCCTGAAAAACCTCCGGTGTTGCTGGCAGAAATCACCTCTCCAAGCCTTGGCTTCACCACATCCAAACCAGCCCTGGTAAAGAAAAGAAAGGCAGGAGCCAATAATAACTGGAATAACCCGGTAAAAAATGAATGGTATCTTGTTTTTGCCTCAGGACCTGCGGGTACAGGTGAGCAAGGGATCAGGAATGCCCTTGGCTCTGGAACCAGCCATCAGAACCTTCAGGTTTTTGCATATGATTTGAACAGCCGGTCTTTCGTTAATAATCTTAATCCCCTGATTACAACGATGACCAATGGCTATGGTGGAGATATGTCCGTGGCTGACTGGAATAAGGACTATCAGGATGATGCAGTGTATTTTGGCTCCGTTAAAACAGGCGGTGATGCCTTAAGTGGCGAGTTTCTCCGGTTAAAAGTAGGAACATCCATGTCAGCATCCGGTGTTTCCACCCTTTTGGCAACAGGTCAGCCTATGCTTGCAAAGCCCCTGACCCTTAAAGAGGGTAATGATTATTGGATATATGGCGGCACAGGTCGTTTATTGACTGCTAGTGATAATAAAGATTTAGCACAAAATAGTTTTTACGGGGTCAAGGAACCGGTTAACAGTGAGGGTGAGCATTCCTACGGTGAAATTGCCTTGACCGGGCTGGTGGAT encodes:
- a CDS encoding PilX N-terminal domain-containing pilus assembly protein; the protein is MNQQGSVLLISLILLLILTIAGLAAINSATLEEKITGNYKDHQIAFHAGEAALLEAERYVENTALDLTTFTSSCNNGLCFSGANPENIGTCQSYTTAPWKDLGLWEDSGRVKEVSLTIEGVLIKARYIIEFRCYLPRETQGPDPDITNTHDWARFFRITTLAGGGSDKSRVMLQSTYKKNNY
- a CDS encoding PilC/PilY family type IV pilus protein, which gives rise to MNRLYLSCLLTLLLFRWSLVSAEPSAALYSATPPLVGKNSDPLVMLVLSVDHELFKKAYSDYSDLDADGELDTTYNDNFDYSGYFTSQWCYSYNTAKKRYQPKKPATGDNKHFCTTSSAPWSGNFLNWATMSRIDILRKVLFGGKRFKDTANQTVLERAYLPRDIHAFVKVYKETTEAPVSALTPFSDGSISLCNLAVTENGEPVVRVASGSWPRWASTEVKQCQWDNNNRDENSPGESSKLAEHYVYIEDCVAGKGAEDSKYCKSYVGGKYKPIGLLQRYGEEASVRFGLISGSYDNNISGGLLRKNISGLTGNSDSSKDEINMGTGVFNSSAQGIIYHLNKFRIAKYSYDQSKYVDCSTHGISVGTFTGNASRATKSNRHCSNWGNPLAEMFLEALRYFSGEDRPSSQYDTESDDYFIPGLTKENWQSTQNATNACANCSIIILSTGLNSFDTDQFGAANDIPGINGAAGVSEITDELGEAEASINPNVSFPGIFFSDKPGGSRQCEEVEIGKLSDIRGICPEQPQFEGGYHLSGLAWHGLVTDLRPDLDGIQSVKTYAIQLAENVPSFSLDVAGKPVTFQPVCQAHRNRSECSLTDVVIEEFVESKKKGKFVFTWEDSLWGNDYDYDASSSIEYCIGDACSPHVGDSQIQVTVRQEAKNAGAETWYSYTISGTDKDGIVLPMAEDTGTAISQGQGMAVTTIFNTAGSSATQLPKPLWFAAKYGGFTDLDGDGSPGYDADGNGTPDEDDTREWDNRNNITGETGADGFPDNYFLSRNPSLLEAQLGQVLQDISTQVSSASNVALVANDTKGTGAIYQALFQPQLEIHNKKITWGGMLHALFVDTRGWLREDSNGNARLDDYATDKIVELVFDEETRQTRLQRFAIDNNGLKVAEGSRLPLHYLETLWDAREFLAGITNLVEQRSYESLASGGRHILTWLDSNNNRVVDYGETHPFVEDTFNNREGYLGVPASKVADVVNYVRGKEIPGTRPRTIDYDHDGTEEVWRLGDIIHSTPVLAASPSDGFDALYLDSSYSTFREHYKNRRHVVYAGANDGLIHAFNGGFWDGANYTYKTTGNTGETAHSLGAELWAYAPMNLLPHLRWLTEADYPHVYYMDGEPQVFDVNIFSPDNDHPGGWGSILVAGMRLGGGAIDINAEGHSRTLRSAYVVLDVTNPEKPPVLLAEITSPSLGFTTSKPALVKKRKAGANNNWNNPVKNEWYLVFASGPAGTGEQGIRNALGSGTSHQNLQVFAYDLNSRSFVNNLNPLITTMTNGYGGDMSVADWNKDYQDDAVYFGSVKTGGDALSGEFLRLKVGTSMSASGVSTLLATGQPMLAKPLTLKEGNDYWIYGGTGRLLTASDNKDLAQNSFYGVKEPVNSEGEHSYGEIALTGLVDTSRVEVLTTGNVRANSDGQLSALVIDGETIDSFQELKQTMKEKPGWKVDLLADGSSPSGKNVTGSANLFSTVFFTEYQPSADSCRIDGVSFLHGLDYTTGTASPMAVLGTEVVNNNEEPVSLRKFRLGRGYSSSPAIHQGEEGKSSAVTQGTGGSIKSRELNHEFSSSGRQSWRQIFEIR
- a CDS encoding PilW family protein, which gives rise to MSRFQWGFTLVELMVALLLAMVLITGVGSLYLSTNRTYTLQEELARVQENARTAMDLLVREIRMSAHSGCPPWVNFANALYSNDPARQWMAHVDKGISGIPAGNDTANIIDHNALSEAIALHWIDWENSVSVSSHNTTESIISVAGGHGFNQGDLLALIAPGCSQISVVIGGADTTASSVSHWAATAGSLYNCTSLIKGHFNCMDNGKGDDTFGHSDSLLAPVVSTAYYIRESNGVPTLYRRRGGETASGNRHSAEALVEGIEGLRFLYGQDTDGDGIVNQYRSASDIGLFSKGWHDVTSVKIELLARSFQDVAPEPQPYFFAGVKTTPEDQYIRRAFMATVGLRNRTK
- the pilV gene encoding type IV pilus modification protein PilV, yielding MTKGLASKGFGIIEVMVALVVIAIGALGMAGLHTRSLQYNQVAYFHSQGLILATDILDRIRLNKSVALSQSRYQVGADDEIPLACADQHYPDSCETGLCNPEQLADYDIKQWKFQLHCQLPDASGVITYEEIASGRLYVITLKFDKNEKAITAGDLIVRGAI
- a CDS encoding GspH/FimT family pseudopilin, giving the protein MKMMKVSFRGFSLPELAATLAIAVILAVIAVPSMKSMLADRRIAALTHQLYGSIQLARSEAINRGYPVSLCRTVDSTTGQCIDEGEDWASGWLVFVDNDSDGRLDEGDDPIRVYGQQPADVQIVWNRGHYLRFDSRGQARDAGTFTLCETLADSVAARSISISMTGRARVSDLDSC
- a CDS encoding D-hexose-6-phosphate mutarotase, whose translation is MSIDTSLFEQTLMGNLPVLSVENSHAKAVISLYGGQVLSFKPHGEEQVLWLSPDAVFQEGKAIRGGIPLCWPWFGKRQEGGPNHGYARIATWELVEAKQLENGETQIVLSLDASAAATRPGFVDGNPVITIVVGRALAVTLDTVNSGDQPFGLSQALHSYFAVSDVEKIRIKGLQGTTYLDSTNNQQVCTQSGEVTIKGEVDRIYLNTDSTCIIDDPGLKRSIVVEKAGSNSTVVWNPGSVLAEAMTDIPSRDYASMVCVETATAPSLAKKLVPGEKHQITTRVFVRGC